Within the Bradyrhizobium ottawaense genome, the region TCGCTGAAGACCGTGATGCTGCCGCTGTCGTTCATGCTGGCGCCGTTCCTGTATTTCGCAGCGACCTTGTCGAACCTGCCGCTGATCATCGCGTCGATCGGCATCGTGATGGGCGCGTTCGGGCAGGTCACTGTCAACGACGCCATGGTCGGCAAATATACCAGCGAGGAATGGCGCAGCAGAGCCTATTCGGTGCGTTACTTCATCGGCTTTACCGCCGCGGGCGCATCCGTCGGCCTCGTCGCCTGGCTGTACGAGCGGGGCGGTTTTGTCACCATGTTGCAGGCGTTCGGTGCGCTGTGCCTGCTGGTGATCGTGGCCGCTGTCATTTTGCCGCAGGAGATCAAGGTGCCGGCGGCGCGAACCGCGCCCTGAGGGCGCGCCCCGCCCTGTCAGGCCTTCGGCTGTGACAGGGCAGTGACATGTTGCGACGCAATATGGTCGTGGCCGGGCCAATCGGAAGATGCACCTTGACCATCGCCCCCCTCCTTGTGTGAGGTGCGGGCATGAACCGAATCCGGATTATCCTGCTCGTCCTTGCGGTGTGTGCGCCTTCGCTGGCGTCGGCGCAGCAGGCGTTGAAATTCGAAGAGGCCGCCACCCTGCTCGGGGGGAGCTGCGGCAAGGACATCGACGACAATTGCCGCGGCGTCAATTTCGACCCGACCCGCCTGAAGGAATGCCTGTACCGCAATCAGGATGTGGTGTCGGCAAAGTGTCAGGCCGACTACCCGCGTGCGCTCTCGGCCATCACGCAGCGTATTACCGCGCGCTCGACCCTCATGAAGCTGTGCAATTGGGAAATGAACCATCTGTGCAGTGAGGTGCGGGCCGATCCCGCCAAGGGCCTGCAATGCCTGCTCGACTCGACCAAGAAGGCAACCGGGAACTGCAACAAGGCGATATCAGCGGCGGGGTATCGCTGATGCGTTCGAAAATGAGATTGCGCAACATTGGTCTGTTGCTGGGCGCGCTGGCTGTCGTCGCCGTTCCGGTTTCCGGCCACGCCCAGACAGCGGTACCGGCCGCCGACATCATCGACAAGCTGGCGGCGGCTGACGATACGACGCCCGACGTCGACGTCGCTGCCTTGAAGCAACAGGCCGCCGATCGGGTCAAGGCCAAGGCCGATGCCCAGCAGGTCAAGCGGCCCCTCATCGCGCCTCAGCTGACCAAGCTGACACAGGTGCGCTTCGATATCCTGTTCGATCCGGACTCGTCGCTGATCAGGCCGGGATCCTATGGCATGATCGGCAGTCTTGCCGATGCGCTGTCCGATCCGAAGTTGCAGCCGTACAAGTTCCTGATCGTCGATCACACCGAGTCGGGCGGCCGCCGCGATTTCAATCTGGCGCTGAGCCAGCGGCGGGCGGACTCGATCCGGGACGTGCTGGTGTCAGCCTTCAAGATTTCCGGCAAGCGCCTTGTCGCGCTCGGCCTCGGCGAAGAGCAGTTGCAGGATGCCAACAAGCCGGCAGCGCCGGTCAATGCCCGGGCCCAGATCATCGCGTTCGGAAAGCCTGATGTCGTGGAGCCGAAGCCGGCGGCCCCGGCCGCCGCCGCCAAAAAGGGCGCCGCACCGGCCAAGAAGAAGCGCTGATTATCCGGCGCATGGGTAAACGCTGAAGGCCCGGCATCAACAACGGGTCATGGCCAAGGGAAGGACTACCCGATGTTTCATCCATCCTTGTTCGAATCATCCTTGCCGGCGATGGCCGGCCTCATTCTGGGAATTGCTGCGATGACAACGATGCCGGCGAGCGCCGATGCCTTGAAAGACGAGATTGCACCGACCGGCAAGCTGCGGGTCGCGATCGCCATCAGCCCGGCCGGCGGCGCCTTCTGGTCGATCAAGACCGAGCCCGGCGGCTATGCCGGCGTGCCGGTCGACCTCGGCAAGGAAATGGCGGCGCAGCTCGGCGTTCCCGTCGAATATGTCGTCCACAACAACTCGGGGCAGATCACCGACTCCGCCTCAAGCAAGACCTGGGACGTCACCTTCCTGCCGAAGGACCCGGAGCGCGAAGGCAAGATGTCGTTCGGGCCGATCTACGAGGTTGCGGACGCCACCTACATCGTCAAGCCCAACTCGACGGTGACGAATTTCGCGACCCTCGACCAGCCCGGCGTCAAGGTCGCCGCGGTCAACAACACGACCACCATGCGCGGCGCGATTGCGCATCTGAAGAACGCCAAGGTCACCGGCTATCAGACCTATGACGAAATCTTCGGCCTGCTCAGCAAGGGTGAGATCGATGCGTTCGCGCTGTCGCGCGACCAGCTTAACGCGATGGCGAAGAAGATTCCGGGCACGCGCGTGCTGGACGAAACCTTCAAGCAGACCGTGACGGCCGTGGCGGTACCGCCCAATCATCCGCAGTCGCTGGCGTTCGCGGCCAGGTTTTTGACCGATGCGATTTCGAACGGCACGCTGCGCAAGGCCTATGACAATAACGGCCTGAAGGACACGCCGATCCGCACCCAGATCAGGTGAGTCGCGAGCCGGCGCGCGGACATTGCCTCTCCGGACGCGACGCCGGCGGGTTGCCCGGCTTTTGCCGCACACGCCAACATCTGTGCATCTGCACAAATTGAGGGCATGTCCTGACGCCGCTGCATTCGGGCGGCCTCGTCCACTTCCAAAAAAGCCCGACATTTTAGGGCCTTACCCCGAATGCGGGGTTGGCACATCGATTGCTTAAATGATTCTCAGTCAATGACGACTGCCGTTTGGTTTGCCGAGGCCAGCGTTGGCCAGGTGCAGGGATCGGGCGACCTCGCTGAGGCGTCTGGAGCAGTCGTCGGGGGCACTCCCACAAAGCTTGTGCATCTCTGTTTCTGATCGGGCGTGAGCGTGTCGCCAGCGGCGCCATCGTGGAAGCGTTGTGCTTCTGCCGAGGGCGCCGCTTCGGCTCGCGCGCGAGAACGGCGTAGCTTTTTTACATCGGCGCGGCCTTTCGTGATGGCCGGCGCTTTTCAATGCTTTCTGCCACACAAGGGGAACTGGAATGGCCTATCTCGCGCCTTCGGAATTCGTCACCAAGATGGTCGATGCCGGAGAATCCAAAGTCTTCATGTCGACACGCGACACCATCATCCGCGCCTATATGGCCGGCGCCATCCTCGCGCTGGCGGCCTGGTTCGCCGTGACGATCAACGTCAACACGGGCCAGCCGATCGTCGGCGCGCTGTTGTTTCCGGTCGGCTTCTGCATGCTCTACCTCTTGGGCTTCGATCTCCTGACCGGCGTGTTCGTCCTCTCGCCGCTGGCGCTGCTCGACAAACGCCCGGGTGTCACGCTCGGCGGCGTTCTGCGAAACTGGGGCCTTGTGTTCATCGGCAATTTTGCAGGCGCCCTCACGGTGGCCTTCATGATGGCCTTCGTGACGACGTTCGGCTTCACGCAGGAGCCCGACAAGGTAGGTGCTGCGATCGGAAACATCGGCGAGGGCCGAACGCTGGGCTACGCGGCGCATGGTGCGGCCGGCATGGCAACGCTGTTCATCCGCGGCATGCTGTGCAACTGGATGGTGTCCACCGGCGTCGTCGGCGCGATGATTTCCACGACGGTCCCCGGCAAGGTGATCGCGATGTGGATGCCGATCCTGGTGTTCTTCTACATGGTGTTCGAGCATTCCGTCGTGAACATGTTTCTGTTTCCGTCGGGGCTGATGCTGCATGCGAAGTTCTCGATCCTGGACTACTTCATCTGGAACGAGATTCCGACCGTGCTGGGCAACCTGGTCGGCGGCCTCGCCTTCACTGGACTGACTCTCTACACGACCCACGTCCTGACGCAGCCGAAGCGGATCCCGGCCTGATCGGCGATTGACCGGAGGGGGCCTCAACCTTCAATAGCGTTTTCGAGCGAAGTGGGTACCGGTTCGGAAGTGGGTACCGGTTCGCATAGCAATCAAGTTTACGCAGATTGCGTAGACTTATCTGCGGTAGAAAACGCGTCAAAACAAAAAGCTGGAGCCCGGTTCTGATACAATCAGAACCGGGCTCTAGTTGAGGTCCCGCTCCCGGGTCGTACAGATGTCGCGTGAACTGAAAATAACGGTCGGGCAACATTCTGACAAAGGTCGCAAGGAGACCAATCAGGATTTTCACGGCGTTCTGATTCCGGACGAGCCGCTGCTCAGCCTGAAGGGCATCGCCATCGTGCTGGCGGACGGGATCTCCAGCAGCAATGTCAGCCGGATCGCAGCCGAGTCGGCGGTCAAGGGATTTTTGACCGACTATTACTGCACGTCGGAATCCTGGTCGGTGCGAACCTCGGCGCAGCGCGTGCTGGAGGCGACCAATTCCTGGCTGCACTCGCAGACACGGCGCAGCCAGTATTCCTACGACAAGGATCGCGGCTACGTCTGCACGCTGAGCGCGCTCGTCATTAAGTCGACCACGGCGCATCTGTTTCACGTCGGCGATTCCAGGATCTATCGCGTTTCCGGCACCACGCTTGAACAGCTCACCAACGACCATCGCGTCGTGATTTCGTCGGAGCAGAGCTATCTCGGCCGCGCGCTGGGGGTGAATTCCCAAATCGAGATCGACTACCTGATGTCTAGGGTAGAGAAGGGCGACACCTTCGTGCTGGTGACCGACGGCATCTATGAGCATGTCGGCGAGCGCGTGATCGCGCGGGTGGTCAAGGACGGCGCTGACGATCTGGACCAGGCCGCCAGGGCCATCGTCGAACTGGCCTATGAGCTCGGCAGCAAGGACAATCTCACCGTGCAGATCGTCCGCGTCGACGAGTTGCCGGATGCCGCCGCCCGCGAGGTGTTCGGCCAGCCGCACGAATTGCCGCTCCCGCCGCTGCTGGAGGCGCGGGCGGTGTTCGACGGCTACCGCATCATCAGGGAATTGCATGGCTCCAGCCGAAGTCACATTTATCTCGCCGTCGACATCGAGACCGACGCGGTGGTCGCCATCAAGATCCCCTCGATCGACCTGCGCGACGACCCCGCTTACCTGAAGCGCTTCATGATGGAAGAGTGGGTGGCGCGGCGGATCGACAGCCCGCATGTGCTGAAACCCTGCCCGCCGCAGCGCAAGCGCAATTTCCTCTACGTCGTCACCGAATTCATCGACGGGCAGACACTGACCCAGTGGATGATCGACAATCCGAAGCCGGGCCTGGAGACCGTGCGCGGCATCGTCGAGCAGATCGCCAAGGGCCTGCGGGCGTTCCACCGCAAGGAGATGCTGCACCAGGACATCCGGCCCGACAACATCATGATCGATGCGACCGGCACGGTGAAGATCATCGATTTCGGCTCGACCAAGATCACCGGCGTCGCCGAAGCGTCGCCGCCGGGCAGCCGCAACGATATTCTCGGCACGCAGCAATATACCGCGCCGGAATATTTCCTCGGCGAGCAGGTCTCGTCGCGCTCCGACCTGTTTTCGCTCGGCGTCATCACCTATCAGATGCTGACGGGAAAATTGCCCTACGGCGCGCAGATCGCGCGGGCGCGAACGCGCTCGCAGTTCGGCAAGCTGGTTTATGCGCCGGCGGCGCACGGCAGCCGCGACATCCCGCAATGGATCGACGGCACGCTGGAGAAGGCCGTGCATCCCAATCCCGCCAAGCGCTACGACAGCCTGTCGGAATTCCTGTTCGACCTGCGTCACCCCAACGCCAACTATCTCAACACCTCATCGACGCCGCTGATCGAGCGCAACCCGCTGTTGTTCTGGAAGAGCACCACCATCGTGCTCGCGCTCGCCGTGATCCTGCTGCTGGCGTTGCAGCATGGCGGGCATCGCTGAAGACCAGACTGGGCAAGTCCGCCAATGGCCCATAGCGGACCTCATCCATGCATGGGCTGATGTCTGCAAGCCGCTCCCTGCCACAACCGGGTTTGCAGACGGACGCTGTGGTGCCATGTCCGCAACGCGGATTGATGCGAGCGGTCACAGCAGCTACAGCTACTTTCCAACGACACAAAAACCGGATGCAAGAGCTTGACCAGCGAGCGTAGGATCCTCCTTTGGATGTGCCTCCTCGTTGGTGTGAATCAGCTCGGGTTCGGCGCGATGGTGCCGTCGCTGCCGCTTTACGCGAGTTCATTCGGTGTTTCGGCTTCAGCCATCGGTCTTGCCGTCGCCGCCTATGGTTTGGCGCGTTTTCTGGCGGTGTTGCCTGGAGGGCAACTGGCGGACCGCTGGGGCCGGCGGCCCGTGCTCGCGATCGGCGGTCTCATCTCGGCGGTCGGAAGTTTCTGGTGCGCCGAAGCGCATAGCTTTGTCGAATTCATCCTGGCGCGAATTGTTGCCGGCGCTGGCGCCGGCATCATTCTGACAATTGGCCAGATCGTGCTCGCCGATATCAGTCCGCCCGACCGGCGCGGGCGCAACATCGCGACGTATCAGGCCGCGTTTCTTCTTGGTTTTGGCGTCGGGCCTTTTCCAGGCGGGTTGCTGGCCGGCGCCTACGGCCTTGCTGCTCCATTTTTGATGACAGGGGTGGCAAGTCTTCTGACGACGGCCATCGCCTGGTTTCTGGTCAGCGAGACCCGGTCCGCGCGAACAAGCGCGGTGGCTTCCGGCAAAGCCGCCGAGATCCCCTTCATCCGGCAGATGCTGGGGTTGTTGTCGCATCGCGGCTTTCTGCTCGTCAGCCTGATCTCGCTGATGAACGCTGTCGTGCGCACCGGTGGGCTATTTGCGCTCATCCCGCTGCTTGCCACGACCACGCTCGGCCTTTCGGTTACCGAGATCGGCTTCGCCATGATGGTGTCCGGCGTGTTCGGCTTTGTCGCTGCCTATCCGGCCGGCTGGCTCGCCGACCGCATCGGCCGGAAGGCGGTCATCGTCCCGTCAACGGTGCTGACGGGGATGTCGATGGTCCTGTTCTGCTACGCGCCTTCGTACGCGTGGTTTATTGCGGCTTCCATTGTCTGGAGCGTTGCAGCCTCCATCAGCAGCTCCGCGCCGGCAGCCTATGTCGTAGATACGGCTCCAGCCGGAATGAATGCTTCCGCGATGACTGCCTTCCGGATGACGGCGGATGCGGGGTATGTCATTGGGCCGCCGGGATTAGGCTTGCTGGCCGACCTCACCAGTTCGACCGTCGCCATTATCTCGGCCTCTGTCGTTCTGGTTTCCCTCGGCGCCATCTTTGCAGTCACGTCTCCGGAAAAACGGAGTTCGGCGCAACGCTGATCTCCTAATTCGTCGCGCCTGCAATCGGGTCCATGTCGGTTTTTGATCCTCCTGAGCGGACATCTATCCGACTCTCTCCAGCCATGTTGCCGACCCAATCTTTGTCTTAGACCAAGAGAACCAAAACACTGTGCGAGGACCACTCTGGTTCCCACAACGGTTCTGTCGCCAACGTCGGCGCGCATCTGCAAGAAATTGGCACGGGCTCGTTAACGCCTCCGCGTTCGGTCGACCATTTCTTTTGCGGCATCTGGAACCGAACGTCAGAAAATCAATCGAGGAGTTACTATGTTGTTCCGCGCGAGCGCCGCGATTTGCGGCGCTGTAGTTACGTTTGCCGTTTTTGCTGCCGCCGCTCGAGGTCAAGACGCGACAGTTCATTCAAGCGCCGTCGTCGATCAGGCTTGTGGCGATGCGCTCGTTGGCGCGGCATCCACGTACAATCCATTCCAGCCCGGAACGCGGGAAGGTGGCCCGGAAACCGCTTCCGGCGAGCGCTATGATCCCTCTGCCTGGACAGCTGCCATCAAAACGAGTCTGCGTGAAAAATTTGGTGGCGTGCAATTTGGCGAGAGGCCGAAGTACGCCCTCGTTGAGGCTGTCGGCAAGAAGGTCATCGTCAAGATAAACGATGTCGGCCCGCTCATGCCGGGCCGCATCATCGATCTCAATGAGCGGACGATGCGTCATTTCGATCCGGGCATGGAGATCGGCGTCATTCGCGACGTAAAAGTCATGCCGCTTCTCGGCGACTACTGGGTACCCGGACCCGTTGGCTGAGCGAAGCCATGGAGTAAAAATTGGATTTTTGCGCTCACTCTGCTCGAGTATCGCGCTTCGCTGATATCGGGGACGCTGGCGGCGCAAATGAGGGTTGGCTAGACGCCCTTAATTCGTCGCGCCCACAATCGGGTCCATGCCGCTCTTGACCAGTTCGGGGCGGGCCGCGGGCGAAGCGAGGAATTTGATCAGCGCCTTGCCGGCGTCGGGCTCTTTGGAAACGCTGGCGATCCCGGCGGAAAACACCGTGATCTGCTGCAAGGCGTCCGGCAGCGGGCCGATTATGTCAATGCCCTCGACGGGCTTCAGCTCGCTGATCTGCTGGAAGCCGAGTTCGGCGTCGCCATGGGCCACGATTTCGCCGACCGGGGTCGCCGGAATCTTCCGGGCCTTGTCCTTCATGGCCTCGGCAATGCCGAGCTTGGCGAACATCTCGGTCGAGACGTAGACGCCGCTGGCGCTGTCGGAATAGGCGATGGTTTTCGCCGCCAGCAGCGCGCGCTTGACCGCGTCCGCCGAGGAGATGTCCGGTCTCGGTGCGCCCGACTTCACGGCGACGCCGATCGGCGACCTGACCAGATCGACCGTGCTGTCTGATATGACCTTGCCCTTCTTCACGAGATCGCCGAGCGCGTAGCCAACCATGATCAGCACGTCGGCCGGTTCGCCGCGTTCCAGCCGCACCGGGATCGCATTGGTGGTCGTGCCCATCGACGGCCCGTAGGCGGTCAGCACCTTGTGGCCGGTGGCGCGTTCGAATTCGGGAACTAGCGCCTTGTAGGCGGCGGTCATTCCGCCCGAGATCATCACCCGGACCTCGGCGGCGCCGGCCGCGCCCGTCAGCAGGACGGCGCTGAAGAGGCCGAGCGCGAGGGCACGAAAAGAAATCGAAAGCCGCATGATAAATCCTCCCGGGGCGACTCTTGGATGGTCGACCTTGGAAGGGTTCTAGCGCGGGAAGGGGAGGGCGGCTAGAGCGAGGCGGGCGCATTTGCGCATTGGCCGTCATTGCGAGGAGCGAAGCGACGAAGCAATCCACGCTTTCTTTGTGCCGTACGATGGATTGCTTCGCTTCGCTCGCAATGACGTGGAAAAGGCGGGCCGCATCACCCTCACGAATTCACATGCACAAAGTCCCGCAGCAGCGGATAGATCTCGTTGTTCCAGCGTTTTCCCGAGAATACGCCGTAATGGCCGACGCCGGCCTGCATGTGGTGCACGCGGCGATAGGCGCGCACGCCGGTGCAGAGGTCCTGTGCCGCCAGCGTCTGGCCGATCGAGCAGATATCGTCCTTCTCGCCTTCCACCGTCATCAGGCCCATGCGCTTGATCGAGGCCGGGTTCACCGGCCGGCCGCGATGCATCAGGAGGCCCTGCGGCAGCAGGTGCTCCTGAAACACGTCGCGCACGGTCTCGATGTAAAATTCCGCCGGCAGGTCCATCACGGCGAAATACTCGTCGTAGAAAGTCTTGATCAGCTCCGCCTTCGCCTTCTCGCCTTTGGCGAGGTGATCGGCGAGATCGATGTGCTGCTTGATGTGGCGCTCGAGATTCATCGACACGAACGCGGTGAGCTGCACGAAGCCGGGATAGACCTGGCGGAACGCGCCCTTGCATTGCAGCGGCACGTAATTGATCAGGTTCTCCTCGAACCACTTGATCGGCTTGCTCTTGGCGAAATCGTTGACCTTGGTCGGCTGGATCCGCGTGTCGATCGGGCCGGCCATCAGGGTCAGCGTCGCCGGGCGGGCAGGGTGGTTGTCCTCCGACATCACGGCGGCCGCGGCCAGCGCCGAGACTGACGGCTGGCAGATCGCCACCATGTGCGAACGCGGCCCCATCTGCTCGAGGAACGTGATCAGGTGATCGGTATAATCCTCGAGGCCGAACCGGCCGGCGCCGAGCGGAATGTCGCGCGGGTTATGCCAGTCGGTGATGTAGACGTCGTGGTCCTGCAGCAGCGTCTTCACGGTGCCGCGCAGCAGCGTCGCGAAATGGCCAGACATCGGCGCCACCAGCAACAGTTTGGGCTGCTCCGGTGAATTCTCCTTCTTGAAGCGCAGCAGCGAACCGAACGGCGTCGAGAAGGTGACTTCCTCGGTCACCTCCAGCTCCTGGTTGCCGACCAGCACCTTGTCGATGCCGTAGGCCGGCCGCGCATAGGTCAGCGACGTCCGCGAGATCAGTTCGAGGGCCGCGGCAAGCCGTCCGAACACTTTGTCGGACATGCCTTGCGGCACCAGATTGAGATATTTCAGCGCCGCTCCGGCCCCGGTCCGCCATGGCGCCGTGAGGTCCATGTGGTTCTGATAGGCCTGGTACATCATTGACATCATTCACATCCGCCCCTGTCCGCTATTGCCATGCAATATCGACGCCAGAACGGGGCCCGGTCGTCCCTTAAACTGGCACGTGGCTTGCTGCGTAAAATACCCGACGCACACCGATTGGGCGGCGCTGCGGCCGACCGCGCGGGCTGTTGCGGCAGGCGTTCAGGGTTTGAGGAAAAGGCCAGATGGCGAAAACGACACTGACTATTTCCAGCAAGAACTATTCGTCATGGTCGCTGCGCGGCTGGCTGTTGACGAAGTTTTCCGGGCTGGAATTCGAGGAGGTCGTGACCGCGCCCGACGACGCGTCGGCGCGGGCCGAAATCCTGCTGCTGTCGTCGTCGATCCTGGTGCCGTGCCTGCGCCATGAGGGCGCGACCGTGTGGGATACGCTGGCGATCGCGGAGTATCTCAACGAGATCAAGCCGGACGCCGGCCTGGTGCCGACGGACCGCATCCAGCGCGCCCATTGCTGGTCGATCTGCGGTGAAATCCATTCCGGCTTCACGACGCTGCGCGCCTCGCTGCCGGTCAACCTGAAGGGCCATTTCCCGGGCTTCAAGATCTGGTCGCGGGCCCAGGCCGACATCGACCGGGTCTGCACCATCTGGCGCGAATGCCTGGCCGAATCCGGTGGCCCGTTCCTGTTCGGCGAGCGCACCATGGCCGATGCCATGTATGCGCCCGTCGTCACCCGCTTCATGACCTATGACGTCAAGCTCGAGCCCAAGCTTGCGGCCTACGCCAACACCATCATGGCCATGCCCGAGATGCAGGAGTGGATTGAGGCTGCCAAGGCCGAGCCCGCCGACATCGAAGAGCTCGAGGTCGAATATTAGGCAAGTCCCGCGGCGCGTTGCCCGTTTGAGGGGCTCATAGCCCGGGCAGGCCTTGCCCGAGCCGGTGCCAGCAAAGCTGCGGCGGCCGCGTTTGCCGCCGGTGCCCCGGTCAGGCTCCCCGAATCGTCGAACCCCGATTTCGGCTTCCCGCCAAGCGCTTCGCCGCGTTGGCGGCTGGCATGGTCAAATCGCCGCAGTCCGGCGGGTTTGGCGCGGATTTCGCATAGCAACATGCAGCCGTGAACGCGACGATGCGACGCTGCCGAAAATTTGGACGCCTTGCGTGGTCGCGATCTCGCGAACAAGAACCGTGGAGGCTTCGATGAATCAGCATGCCGTCGTCAGCAAATTCTCCCGTAACAAGCCGCTGTGGGAGTGACGCCATGTCATCCCAGGAGGAGTTAACCTTTGTCGTCGGCCGCTGGCTGTGGCCCTTCATGGTCGTGCTGTATGTAGGGCGTCGCCTCGGATTTTGGCCGATACCTAGCCGTGAACAACGGAGTACAGCGCTAAAGCAGTGATTCGGGCGCGGTTCGTTCCGTCCGCGTTCCGAACCTTAATACGACACGCGCGCGCGTCGCATTCTGGCACAAGGCGCGGCCGCTATGGCCGCGCCTCGGCCCTCGCTCGGATCGAACCGGGCTTTCTCAGATCGAATTGGCGCGCGGCAGCCGCCAACCGACGACGGTGGCCTCGACGGCGCCACCGGTCTTCTCATTGCGCCATTGGCCGTCGACCCAGCGGCAGGCAAATGGAAGCTGATAAGTGCCGCTGTGATCCTCGCAAAGCACCTCTACCGGCTGGTCCGGCGGCGGCTCGCCGCTGCCGTCGAATTGCGCCAGCCGCTTTTCACGCGTTGCCATCCAATCAATCTCCGTTGCCTGGGACCGCAAACCCTGGGGCAAAATTCTTGGGGTTTGAGTTCTGCGGCTAAATTCATCATCCGTAACGGCCGAAAGCACAGCGCCCGAATGAGGTATCAGTGTGGTATCTCTGGCGCCGGCGGCCGGCTTCGCGCAATTTGCTGTGATGGGCGCGCCGTCAAAAAGACTGAATGAGGATTTGATGATCGCCCGGACCGTTACGACCGCTTTCGCCGCTTCCGCGCTGCTGATGGCTGCCTTCGCGGCGACCGGCCACGCGCAGGACGTTCCCGGCATCGAAATCTGCACCGTCGAGAAGACCATGGAGCGGCGGACCAGTTGCCTGCAGAGCAACGTCGACTTCCTGCAGAAGACGATCGCCAAGCTGACATTGGACCATCAGCAGAAGATCGACGCGGCCAACCGGCAGATCGAGGGACTGAAGGGCACGGTGGTGGGCTTGATGAAGACGGTGGGCGATTTGCAGGCGGCGCAGAAGAAAACGGACGAGGATTTGAAGAAGAAGGCCGACGCCCCGCCGGCGAAGGATGCAGCGCCGGCGAAGGAGGGCACAAAGTAGTCATAGCGTTTTCGAGCGAAGCATGCCCTCGGACTTGATCCGGGGGTGGGCACCGGTTCGCGCGAAAGCGCGTCAAAATGAAAAGCTGCAGTCCGGTTCTGATTTAATCGGAGCCTAGGGAATCAGGCCTGCGGCTCGGTACGCTTCAACGATCTCGTCGAACACCGTCACGTCGCCGCGTCCTCGCGCGACCAACTGCGCGCCCTCGATGGCTGCGAATACCGCCTGCGCCTGGCGTTGAACTGCTTTCCTGACGGCGCCGGGCCTTCGCAGCGCCAACACCTTCGTCAGCCAGCGGATATTGAGCTCGGTGAATCGATCCACCTCGGATCTGACTTCCGCCGGCAGATCGTCGTGTTCGGCGGCCATGATCCCGCACAGGCACATCCGATTGTCGTTCAGCAACGCTGAGCGAAAAACCCGGGCATA harbors:
- a CDS encoding substrate-binding domain-containing protein, which gives rise to MRLSISFRALALGLFSAVLLTGAAGAAEVRVMISGGMTAAYKALVPEFERATGHKVLTAYGPSMGTTTNAIPVRLERGEPADVLIMVGYALGDLVKKGKVISDSTVDLVRSPIGVAVKSGAPRPDISSADAVKRALLAAKTIAYSDSASGVYVSTEMFAKLGIAEAMKDKARKIPATPVGEIVAHGDAELGFQQISELKPVEGIDIIGPLPDALQQITVFSAGIASVSKEPDAGKALIKFLASPAARPELVKSGMDPIVGATN
- a CDS encoding transporter substrate-binding domain-containing protein, which translates into the protein MAGLILGIAAMTTMPASADALKDEIAPTGKLRVAIAISPAGGAFWSIKTEPGGYAGVPVDLGKEMAAQLGVPVEYVVHNNSGQITDSASSKTWDVTFLPKDPEREGKMSFGPIYEVADATYIVKPNSTVTNFATLDQPGVKVAAVNNTTTMRGAIAHLKNAKVTGYQTYDEIFGLLSKGEIDAFALSRDQLNAMAKKIPGTRVLDETFKQTVTAVAVPPNHPQSLAFAARFLTDAISNGTLRKAYDNNGLKDTPIRTQIR
- a CDS encoding polyhydroxyalkanoate depolymerase, encoding MMSMMYQAYQNHMDLTAPWRTGAGAALKYLNLVPQGMSDKVFGRLAAALELISRTSLTYARPAYGIDKVLVGNQELEVTEEVTFSTPFGSLLRFKKENSPEQPKLLLVAPMSGHFATLLRGTVKTLLQDHDVYITDWHNPRDIPLGAGRFGLEDYTDHLITFLEQMGPRSHMVAICQPSVSALAAAAVMSEDNHPARPATLTLMAGPIDTRIQPTKVNDFAKSKPIKWFEENLINYVPLQCKGAFRQVYPGFVQLTAFVSMNLERHIKQHIDLADHLAKGEKAKAELIKTFYDEYFAVMDLPAEFYIETVRDVFQEHLLPQGLLMHRGRPVNPASIKRMGLMTVEGEKDDICSIGQTLAAQDLCTGVRAYRRVHHMQAGVGHYGVFSGKRWNNEIYPLLRDFVHVNS
- a CDS encoding formate/nitrite transporter family protein produces the protein MAYLAPSEFVTKMVDAGESKVFMSTRDTIIRAYMAGAILALAAWFAVTINVNTGQPIVGALLFPVGFCMLYLLGFDLLTGVFVLSPLALLDKRPGVTLGGVLRNWGLVFIGNFAGALTVAFMMAFVTTFGFTQEPDKVGAAIGNIGEGRTLGYAAHGAAGMATLFIRGMLCNWMVSTGVVGAMISTTVPGKVIAMWMPILVFFYMVFEHSVVNMFLFPSGLMLHAKFSILDYFIWNEIPTVLGNLVGGLAFTGLTLYTTHVLTQPKRIPA
- a CDS encoding MFS transporter, encoding MCLLVGVNQLGFGAMVPSLPLYASSFGVSASAIGLAVAAYGLARFLAVLPGGQLADRWGRRPVLAIGGLISAVGSFWCAEAHSFVEFILARIVAGAGAGIILTIGQIVLADISPPDRRGRNIATYQAAFLLGFGVGPFPGGLLAGAYGLAAPFLMTGVASLLTTAIAWFLVSETRSARTSAVASGKAAEIPFIRQMLGLLSHRGFLLVSLISLMNAVVRTGGLFALIPLLATTTLGLSVTEIGFAMMVSGVFGFVAAYPAGWLADRIGRKAVIVPSTVLTGMSMVLFCYAPSYAWFIAASIVWSVAASISSSAPAAYVVDTAPAGMNASAMTAFRMTADAGYVIGPPGLGLLADLTSSTVAIISASVVLVSLGAIFAVTSPEKRSSAQR
- a CDS encoding septal ring lytic transglycosylase RlpA family protein, with amino-acid sequence MLFRASAAICGAVVTFAVFAAAARGQDATVHSSAVVDQACGDALVGAASTYNPFQPGTREGGPETASGERYDPSAWTAAIKTSLREKFGGVQFGERPKYALVEAVGKKVIVKINDVGPLMPGRIIDLNERTMRHFDPGMEIGVIRDVKVMPLLGDYWVPGPVG
- a CDS encoding OmpA family protein, with the translated sequence MRSKMRLRNIGLLLGALAVVAVPVSGHAQTAVPAADIIDKLAAADDTTPDVDVAALKQQAADRVKAKADAQQVKRPLIAPQLTKLTQVRFDILFDPDSSLIRPGSYGMIGSLADALSDPKLQPYKFLIVDHTESGGRRDFNLALSQRRADSIRDVLVSAFKISGKRLVALGLGEEQLQDANKPAAPVNARAQIIAFGKPDVVEPKPAAPAAAAKKGAAPAKKKR
- a CDS encoding bifunctional protein-serine/threonine kinase/phosphatase, producing the protein MSRELKITVGQHSDKGRKETNQDFHGVLIPDEPLLSLKGIAIVLADGISSSNVSRIAAESAVKGFLTDYYCTSESWSVRTSAQRVLEATNSWLHSQTRRSQYSYDKDRGYVCTLSALVIKSTTAHLFHVGDSRIYRVSGTTLEQLTNDHRVVISSEQSYLGRALGVNSQIEIDYLMSRVEKGDTFVLVTDGIYEHVGERVIARVVKDGADDLDQAARAIVELAYELGSKDNLTVQIVRVDELPDAAAREVFGQPHELPLPPLLEARAVFDGYRIIRELHGSSRSHIYLAVDIETDAVVAIKIPSIDLRDDPAYLKRFMMEEWVARRIDSPHVLKPCPPQRKRNFLYVVTEFIDGQTLTQWMIDNPKPGLETVRGIVEQIAKGLRAFHRKEMLHQDIRPDNIMIDATGTVKIIDFGSTKITGVAEASPPGSRNDILGTQQYTAPEYFLGEQVSSRSDLFSLGVITYQMLTGKLPYGAQIARARTRSQFGKLVYAPAAHGSRDIPQWIDGTLEKAVHPNPAKRYDSLSEFLFDLRHPNANYLNTSSTPLIERNPLLFWKSTTIVLALAVILLLALQHGGHR